The Lonchura striata isolate bLonStr1 chromosome 5, bLonStr1.mat, whole genome shotgun sequence genome window below encodes:
- the IL26 gene encoding interleukin-26: protein MKGCSIFRSGHFLFLLCLFAVEGKKSPTGKHTCRKGLLSQVTENLYVKATSLKSSVPKDLIKTTRLLKKTTKMLFMTNCSVRDQLLSFYVKNVFSRLEVGSDKLYFISAFQVLQANMDACLPCSPSTRLTSAVKKLKRMFLKLGDQGFYKAIHELDILLPWIQAYIQTII from the exons ATGAAAGGATGTTCTATTTTCAGATCTgggcattttttatttctgctttgccTTTTTGCTGTGGAAGGCAAAAAGTCACCTACAGGAAAACATACCTGCCGAAAAGGACTCCTCTCCCAGGTGACAGAGAACCTGTATGTCAAGGCAACTAGTTTAAAATCGTCTGTTCCT AAAGACCTTATCAAGACCACGAGACTGCTTAAAAAGACTACAAAAATGCTGTTTATG ACAAACTGCAGTGTTCGAGATCAGCTCCTCTCCTTCTATGTGAAAAATGTCTTCAGTCGTCTTGAGGTAGGAAGTGACAAGTTGTACTTTATTAGTGCCTTCCAGGTCCTGCAAGCAAACATGGATGCCTGT CTTCCATGTTCTCCATCCACAAGGTTAACTTCTGCTGTCAAAAAGTTAAAGAGAATGTTTCTTAAG CTTGGAGATCAGGGATTCTACAAGGCCATCCATGAACTGGACATTCTCCTTCCCTGGATTCAGGCCTACATACAAACCATCATATGA